In Silene latifolia isolate original U9 population chromosome 3, ASM4854445v1, whole genome shotgun sequence, a single window of DNA contains:
- the LOC141648959 gene encoding uncharacterized protein LOC141648959 → MEPAYRQNVWTVQKGSEYTIANGYEFLQNKNDKVSWAKFVWNNMTIPKHSIIAWLYHHNALNTQKKLQRLGITGENTCFICGSGVETEDQLFFQCVYSTQVIVRIWEWLEINIPCTNITDWRTRMMGSSKRQALLNATINACMYHLWRTRNHCKFEFQLERPWKVAANIKGELSLWFLSMMKTEKSIDKDWIKRIYGRIN, encoded by the coding sequence ATGGAACCAGCATATCGACAAAATGTGTGGACGGTGCAAAAAGGAAGTGAATACACCATTGCCAATGGTTATGAGTTTCTTCAAAACAAAAATGACAAGGTCAGTTGGGCTAAGTTTGTTTGGAACAACATGACTATCCCTAAACACAGTATCATAGCATGGCTATATCATCACAATGCTTTAAATACACAAAAGAAACTTCAGAGATTAGGGATTACGGGGGAGAATACCTGTTTCATATGTGGATCTGGGGTGGAAACTGAAGACCAACTTTTCTTTCAGTGTGTGTATAGTACTCAGGTGATAGTCCGAATATGGGAGTGGCTGGAGATCAATATTCCTTGCACGAACATCACAGATTGGAGAACTCGCATGATGGGATCTAGTAAAAGACAGGCTTTGCTGAATGCAACGATCAATGCGTGTATGTACCATCTCTGGCGAACTCGAAATCATTGCAAATTCGAGTTTCAACTTGAGAGACCCTGGAAAGTAGCTGCGAATATCAAAGGTGAGCTTTCTTTATGGTTCCTGAGCATGATGAAGACGGAAAAGAGCATAGACAAGGATTGGATCAAGAGGATTTATGGAAGAATCAACTGA